From a single Pseudoliparis swirei isolate HS2019 ecotype Mariana Trench chromosome 12, NWPU_hadal_v1, whole genome shotgun sequence genomic region:
- the trim54 gene encoding tripartite motif-containing protein 54, whose translation MNFALRPPSAGSSGPGAGGGATMENLEKQLVCPVCLELLSKPVVILPCQHNLCRKCANDIFQSANPLWQSRGSSSAAYSGARFRCPSCRHEVALDRHGVYGLQRNLLVENILDICRQQESSSRVNTKPGRRQLLCEEHEEEKINIYCLSCETPTCSMCKVFGKHKDCDVAPLSSVYMRQKTDLSDGIAMLVASNDHVQEVITQMEEICHTVEENGQRRREQLVGRLDVLVGVLDERKQELVGLVAGEQDGKLRRLRSLLRRHSGRLEAAAALLEAALRSIEEPHVPVFIQSATAIMEKIAVMSRDSDTERPELGFEDMSHLVIDTDELADMLRNIDFSPGVRNDGEEDPEGSAEESQLDLCSRF comes from the exons ATGAACTTTGCTCTCAGGCCTCCTTCAGCAGGCAGTTCTGGGCCCGGCGCCGGCGGAGGAGCCACCATGGAGAACCTGGAGAAGCAGCTGGTCTGCCCGGTCTGCCTGGAGCTGCTCTCCAAACCCGTGGTCATCCTGCCCTGCCAGCACAACCTCTGCCGCAAGTGTGCCAACGACATCTTCCAG tCGGCCAACCCCCTGTGGCAGAGCCGCGGCTCCTCCAGCGCGGCCTACAGCGGCGCTCGCTTTCGCTGCCCGTCGTGCCGCCACGAGGTGGCGCTGGACCGCCACGGGGTCTACGGCCTGCAGAGGAACCTGCTGGTGGAGAACATCCTCGACATCTGCAGGCAGCAGGAGTCCTCCAG ccGTGTGAACACGAAGCCGGGCCGGCGGCAGCTGCTGTGCGAGGAGCACGAAGAGGAGAAGATCAACATCTACTGCCTGTCCTGTGAGACGCCGACCTGCTCCATGTGCAAAGTGTTCGGAAAACACAAAGACTGCGACGTGGCGCCGCTCAGCAGCGTCTACATGAGACAGAAG acGGACCTGAGCGACGGCATCGCGATGTTGGTCGCCAGTAACGACCACGTCCAGGAAGTCATCACTCAGATGGAGGAAATCTGCCACACTGTTGAG gAGAACGGTCAGCGGCGGAGGGAGCAGCTGGTCGGCCGCCTGGACGTCCTGGTGGGCGTCCTGGACGAGCGGAAGCAGGAGCTGGTGGGGCTCGTCGCCGGAGAGCAGGACGGCAAACTCCGACGCCTCCGCTCTCTCCTCCGCCGGCACAGCGGCCGCCTGGAGGCCGCGGCGGCGCTGCTGGAGGCGGCCCTGCGGTCCATCGAGGAGCCGCACGTGCCGGTGTTCATACAG AGCGCCACCGCCATCATGGAGAA GATAGCGGTGATGTCCAGGGACTCGGACACGGAGCGTCCAGAGCTCGGTTTTGAGGATATGAGCCACTTGGTCATCGATACTGACGAGCTGGCCGACATGCTGAGGAACATCGACTTCTCCCCAG gtgtgcgAAATGATGGAGAGGAAGATCCTGAAGGAAGTGCAGAAGAGTCACAACTCGACCTTTGCTCCAGATTTTGA